In the Fibrobacter succinogenes genome, CTGGCTGATGTAGTAGTAGAGACCGTTCGTCGGGCTGAACATACCTTCGATGCTCCAGCCACCGTCGTAGAACGCGACGGACGGGATGTTCACCGCAAGTGCACCGATAGCGATCGGCAAGAGCAGAAGCGGCTCGTATTTTTTGACAATCGCAAGGAACATCAACACGAAGCTCACGATCCACATGATTACCATCGGAACGGTAATCTGCGCGAATCCTGTGCTCGAGGCGAAGTCCGCGACTGAGTTAATAATTCCACTCATTGACTTTTACCTCATTAGGCAATGGTCATCAAGACCTGGCCATCAGTAACGGTGTCGGTTTCCTTGACGGAGATAGAAGTGACCTTGCCTGCGCACGGAGCGACGACCGGGTTTTCCATCTTGAGAGCTTCGATAACAGCCACTTCCTGGTTGGCAGCAACGGTGTCGCCAACAGCAACCTTGAGCTTGAACACGGAACCAGCGAGCGGGCTCTTGACTTCGGTACCTGCACCAGCAGCAACCGGAGCAGCGGCCGGAGCCGGAGCGGCAGCAGGAGCGGCAACCGGAGCAGCAGGAGCTGCGGCAACGGCGGAATCAAGAACTTCAACTTCAACGTCGTAGGTCTTGCCTTCGAAACTGATACGGACTGTTTTCTTCATTTTGATTTTTCCTGGCTTAAAAGCCTGTTAAGTTTTTAAAAGTTTAGCCTTACTTGACGATCGTCCAAGCAGGGGAGTTAATGTTTCTGTAAGCCGTGACGCGGCACGGCTGACCAATAGCCTGAGATGCAGCAGCTGTTGCGATAACGAGGAACTGTTCGTTTGTCAGTCCCGGATGTTCTTCGAGAGCGGCGACAGCGGCAATGCCGAGGAACGCCTGGAGCTGCTTGTTGGTGAATCCCGGATGAACGCTCTTTGCATTCGGATCCCAATCGCAGTGTGCCGGAGCACGAACCGCAGGAGCCGGAGCGGCAGCAGCCGGAGCCGGTGCAGCCTTCTTCGGAGCAGGAGCCGGAACTTTATCGAAGCCGAGCTTCTTCATGACGAAGCTCATGAGAGAGCAAAGGATCAAGAGGCCAACAATAACGGACATCACGACGATGAGACCCGTAGCCTGGAATTCGACGAGCTTGCCAATGGTGAACTTCTGGACTTCACCATGGCACTTGCCACCTTCCATCTTGCCCTGGCAGTATTCGCTATTGAGCTTAGCCTTTGCAATCGGGAGCACGGCCGTACCGTTAGCATTTTCGACGGAATCGCGAATATCGCGGGCGCGAACGGACTGTTCGTATGTCTTATAAAGAATGGAATAGCCACCACCGTGAGTTTCCACAATCTGGAAAACAGTAGATTCATCCATCCACTTGAGCTGTTCCTTGATCGGAGCGGCAATGGAGTCCGGCATCAGAGCAATCTGCTCGTCAAAACGGCCAACCTTTGCAGCCTTAGAAGCAGCAGGTTGAGCTACGATTTCAGACGCGAAGGCACCGGAAACCGTTGTCACCGCGGCAAAAAGCATAGCTTTCTTTAGTGTATCATTCATATCGGAATGCGTCCATGTTTAATTAAGTGAACTGTTTGATAAAAATCAACGCGCGAGAATATAGCAATTTTTGATGGGTAGTAGGAAGTAGACGGTAAGAAGTAGGAAGTTAGAAGTAGGCAGAACTTAGTAGGCAGAGCTTAGTCTTTAGTTACTAGGTACTAGTTAATAGTTACTAGTGAATTTCATCTTAATACATTCTAGCAACTAGTAACTCAGAACTCTTAACTGCCGCAAAGCGGCCTCAGTAACTAGTAACTTCTAAGTTCTAAGAGCGAAGTGAGCTAAGTTCTAAGTTCTAAAATCACATCGTCATGGTGCCAGAAGAAAGGCCCTTCACGGGCACATAGCGGAGTGTTCCATCGACACCCATAATAACCGCTACACCGGCGAGGTAATTGATCCACTGTTTCGTGTCGAAATAGCGCAAGTTTACCTTTCCTTCCGTGCAATATGCGGCAAGCGGAACCACGAGCATATCGTGAGAAATCCAGACAGCCACCTTGCCCACGCTTTCGAAGCGCGGCTTGACTACTTCGGTTATAAATTCCTCGCCACGGGACTTTAACGGATAGAAGGCATCGCTATAGCTTCCTTTATACGCATAAGCCGATGTCACTACCCAGCCACCGCCATCAGAATTTTTGTAGTCTTCAAGTTTCGACTCATTTTTCACAAACCAGCTACCATCCAAATCAGGAATCGTATCGCTTACAAGCTGCGCAAATCCTGCTCCAGCCGCCACATTTTCGCAAGTCTCATAGCTGCGCGTGTAAGTGGAGTTTGCAAAGTAAATATCTTCACCCTTGAACTTTTCGCCCACGGATTGCGATTGTTTCTTTCCGTTACTCGTCAAGTGACCTGTTTTACCAGTATCATCGGAACGTTCGGCATGGCGCAAAATAAAGATGACCTTTTCACCTACGGCAACCGTCTTCAAGACATCGGCAACATCCTCGAATTCAAGGATTTCGCCCGGTTCAGGAACACGCCAAGTCCTTTTGCCCTGGTCATAAATGTATGACTTGTCCTGATTAATCTTCCCGCTCTTAATTTGTCCATCATAATCGCCGGCACCCAAGCCATACGTATCTTTTTCAAGGTCCGTTGCCACGCGCCAGTTCTTGGTTGTCCTATCGCAAATAAAACGAATCTTCGGACCATCAGGCTGTTCGTAATAAGAAACAAAATACTGGCTCTGGCTATTGCCCACATG is a window encoding:
- a CDS encoding acetyl-CoA carboxylase biotin carboxyl carrier protein subunit; this translates as MKKTVRISFEGKTYDVEVEVLDSAVAAAPAAPVAAPAAAPAPAAAPVAAGAGTEVKSPLAGSVFKLKVAVGDTVAANQEVAVIEALKMENPVVAPCAGKVTSISVKETDTVTDGQVLMTIA